ATGAACACCTAAAAGATAGTTCCCATTTGGAAGTTTTTTGATAGACACTGCATCGTCAAAGTCTTTTGCATCTTCACCATCGATTGTAAAGATTGTTAAGTTGCGCAGGTCAACCCTTCCTTCTAAATCCTCTTCTGTCACTTCATCAGGAATATTCTCAACTTCTTTTAATACCTCTTTCGGAAATTCCTCGTCAAGTTCATATTTCTTGATTATTGAGAGAATGTCAACACCTTTGGCATTTTCATACCCCAAAATCTCAACAATTTTCCCTTCAGGATTTCTTCTTTTTTCAGGATACCTTGTAATCTCAACAACAACCTTCTGACCTGTCTTTGCTTTATTCTTACCGCTCTTTGGAATATAGATATCATATGTTATCCTCTGGTCATCTGGAATAACAAAACCAAAGTTTTTGCTATCCTCATACCTTCCAACAACTTTTGTAATACTCCTTTGTAAAATTCTCTCAACATATCCTTCAATTTTTTTACCCTCAACAGGAACAGCAGAAAGTGCCTTGACAAGCACTCTGTCTCCATGCATAGCACCATTCATGTTCTCAGGTGAAATATAAATATCTGGAACATTTGGATTGTCAGGAATCAGAAAACCATAGCCGCGCGGATTTACCTCAAGCACTCCAGCAAACAAGTTCATCTCTTCGGCAAGACCAAACCTGCCACGCTTCGTCTTTACAATCTTGCCCTCTTGTTCTAATTCTTCTAATATCTTCCTGAGAAGCTTTTCATCTTTTTCTTGCCAGTTCAAAATCTCAAGGATTTCTGAAAAGGTCATGGGATGATAACTTTCTTCCTGAAAAAGATTTAAAACCTCCTGTTTTTTCTCTTCAAATTTAATTTTTTTCAAGGGACTATCACATCCTTTTTCTAAATTTACAATCCAAGATCATTAGATATTTTTTGCATAGCTTTAAGGGCTATTCCCAAAAATTCTTCAAGTTCAAGTCCAAGTTCAGAACATGCTTTCATCTGTTCTCTGTTTGCACCCTTTGCAAAGCTTTTTTCATTAAATCTGTTTAATAAAAACGGCACTGTCACATCCGAAAGTTTTTTTGATGGTAGAATCAGCGCACCTGCAACAATAAAACCTGAAGTTGGGTCAACACAGTAAAGAGCTTTATCCAAAAGTGAAAGTCTTGGAAGACCATGTGCGTCGTTGTGAACCTTCACAGCATACACAATGTCCTTGTCAAACCCCAAATCCTCCAAAATTTTTGCACCAACTAAGCTGTGTGCATTAGGGTCATTTTTGGTATCTTCATAATCTATATCATGAACAAGCCCACAAATCCCCCACTTGTCCATATCCTGTTCAAAATAGCATGCAAGCTCGCGCATGATAGCCTCACAAGCCAGACAATGTTTCAGTAAATTTTGTGTCTTTATTCTCTTTTTGAGCTCCTCAAGTGCAATTTCACGTGCAACACTCATTCAAAACTTTCCTGGTCAACCAAACTGTGCAAAATTGCACAGTATTGGCGGCTGGGGTATTTGTAGTCCGCCTTTCAGGCTTTCCCAGCCCCAGCAGGCGGTATTTGGGAAAGCCATAGCCCCTGCCCCAAGAAACAGGAACTTACGCCCTTACAGGTCTTCCCCACTTGCCCTGAAATCAAAAGCGATTTCAAGACAGACATATCACGCAGGACTCTGTCAGGGGAGAGTGGCGTTACCACCGCTACCCTGAGAACTCGCCAGGGATTGTGTTTTTTGCCACGACTACCCGCGCTTGTTCCATCCAGAGGCACGGATAGCCTCCCTGGCTCACTCCCAGAGCTTTGTAAAAACTTTATCGCTCTATCTATCGTTTTGAGTTGTTTTTTCCTCAGATGTTTGTTCTTGACTACCTTCCTTACATACTCTTTTAGCTCTTCCAGGTTGTTTACATCAAGCCTACTAAGAAGCAGCATATAATTGTGCGGTATCCTTTCTCTCAAACCAAGTCCTCTTCGCGCTATTACATACGCTGCCGCAATATCCTTGCTCACCATATACTGCGGTGCATACTTCAACATCCCTATCACAGAAGTATACGCCGGGTCTACTTCTATAACCTCTACTCCTTCCCGTTTTGCCAGAAGTTTTACCTTCTCCAAAAGTAATCTGCTTCCAAAATAGTGCCTTATCCGTCTTGATTTTCTACCTGAAAAGTCGCCTCTTCTGCCCCTGTCCTGTATGCTAAGGTTCTCAATCACTATCGCTTTTTGCTTCTCTTTCGCCATTTGTACTATCATGTGTGCATACTGCCACCTGTAATACTCTCTCTTGCTTGAGCTTCCACTCTCAAGCTTCTCAAGTGGTATTCTGCCATATCCTAGAAACTGTCCGTACTCATCTGTTTCTGCCCATGCAACATTCTTTGGATATGCGTTAGTGTCTATCCCTATAACTCCATTTGCTCTCGTTATCGCAGGCTTGGGGAAAACTTCTTCAACGGTGAAGTAGGCATATACTACACCGTTTTTGAGTTTCAGTTCTACAGAATAAGGTCCACTAAAGCTGCTTATTGCTTGTAGCAGTAGGTTCCTATCCATGTATGTCTTACCTTTCATCTTCCATCCAGCTTGTATCGTCGCATATACGTACTCTCTTTTTCCTACGTTAATCCTGAGTTTTGTGAAGTTCCCGTCTATCTCAATCCTTGTATTGAGATTACCTTTCTTGCTCCTGTCTCCTCTTGAGTACAGATTCCCCTTCCTCTTCTCCTGCCACTCTCGTTGAAGTTTCCTATATACCTTGCCGTTTATGTGCCGCCTCTTTAGTTTTTCAAAAAGTTGCCTACCACCAAAAATGACCTTTTCAGGATTTTCTCCTCTTCCTTTGCATAAGTTTAAAACACTGTTTGCTTTCATTATTGCATCATCAACGTATCGGGAATTAAGATTAAAAATTCCTTGCAGCTCTCTTTTGAGTTCATTCCTTTTATGCCTTTCCAGTAGTCTCTTATATGCATACCTCATACAAGAGGACCATCTTCTCATAAGATCTAATACTGCCTTTTTGTCTTCCTCTCTATCGAACACTAACTTCGCCTGAACTGTTACCATGTCTTTTAGCACCTCTTTGTCCATAAATCCTCGCTGCAAAAGATGTTACTATCGCTATTAAGTCCTCTGCCAGTTCTCTGTTTATATCTTCTTCATTTTCTCTGCCATTTAACACTACCAGTTCTACCCCAAAGCTCTCCATGAAAAACTTAAGATATTTAAATCCAAACCTTGCAAGTCTGTCTGGATACTCTATTACAACTTTTGTAACTTCTCCTCTTTTGATTCTGTTCAAAAGTTTTAATAGTCCTCTCCTGTTTTCATCTACTTTGCTGGCTATTTCAGATATAACTTCATACTGCCAACCTTGAGAGACTTGGCATATTCTTCAAGTCTTCTAATTTGGTTTTTAAGGTACTCTTCTTGCTTTTTAGTGGAGACTCTTGCATACAAAACAACGGTTGGTTTTGGTTTTTCCTTTATCATGCCAAGTAGTTTTTCTATGTCTTCTTTTTTATACCTTCTCCTTCCCTTCGGTGTCCTGAGAGGTGTTATTAACCCTTCCTTCTCCCAGTTTATTAGTGTTCTTCGGCAGATAGAATATATCTTTTTAACTTTTTGCACACTTAGCAACATTCAATATCACCTGGTCAAAATTATACCTTTTTTGCATTGTTATTTTCAACTGTTGTGACCTCCTTTTGTATTAAGCATTTTGTAAGATATTGTGAACATTTATGGTTAAAATAAAAACCCAAGGTTGACATTCAACCTCAGGTTTTACTTTATTACAAAGAACAAAACTATTGATACAATAAAGAACGCTGCTGCAATTATCCATGTGTATCTTCCAAGCATAGCATCAAGAGTTCTTCCCTTGTACTTTCCAAAAAATGTTTCAGCTCCACCTGCAATTGAACCAGAAAGTCCTGCACTCTTGCCAGACTGCAAAAGCACAACAATTATAAGTGCAATTGCTAAAAGAAGTTCCAACACGGTTAATATTATCTTTGCCATTGTGTTTTAAAACCTCCTAAAAAATTTGTATTGACTTGTAAGATTTACAGGTTAAATTTATAAATCCACTTCTCTGCACTTTGTCTCAACAAGTTTGATAGCTCCCTCTTTGTCCTCACCTAAAAGTAAATCACACATCTCTTTTGCCTTAGCGTTTGTAAGAAAGATATCTTCTACCTTTTTTCCATCTTTGTATTCAATCTTAACATAAAAGACTTTCAATACATTCACCTTCCCTGCAAAAAGCCATAAAAACCATATTAAAATTATATCACAAGCTGAAAAAAATTCAATCAAAATGATTAATTCAGATATTTTATTCTTCATCAAGCAAAAAACCGTACTTATTGTCTGTTGATTTTAAAAGTACATAACCTAAAAACTGTAAATTACCACCTTCTATTGATTCGAAATTTGGATCAATTAGAATATTTCCTTTCGAATCAATTAGTCCAGTTCTGTTGTTTTTAATTATAACTCTTAAATCCTTATATCCCATAATATAAACGTTTATCACTTCATCATATTGAGGTTTTATTTTAAACCTGCCTTTTTTATCAATAAAACCCCATTTGCCATTCAGTTTGACAGCAGCAGTATCACCAACAAAATACAATGCATCTTCATATTGCGGTTTAATTGCAAAATTACCTTTCCTGTCTATATAACCACATTTCCCACCAAGTTTTGCAGGAGCTAACCCTTCTTTGAAAATACCCAATTGATTAAACTTAGGTTTGATTATAACTTTCCCACCTTTTTCAATGTACCCCCATTTACCTTTTAGCTTTATTCTTGCCAAACCATCCGCTGTAAAATTAGATATTTCTTCAAACTGAGGTTTTATAATGAGCTTTCCGCTTTTATCAATGAAGCCCCACTTACCTTTTTGATTAACTCCTGCAAACCCACAGTCATCAAATGGTGTAACACCATCAAACTGTGGTTTGGTTATAATTTTACCATTTTCATTTATAAATCCAATTTTGTTGTTTTCTATAATCTTTGCTACACCAGAATAAAAATATTCGTCTACACTGTCAAACTGAGGTTGAGTAATAAGTTTCCCATATTTATTTATATAAGTCCACTTACCATCTTTTTTTACAGCAGTTAATATAGTAGCATTTTTAGAGGTTGAACAAAATTTAATGACATCAAATTGAGGAGGAACAACAATTTTGTTGTAAATAATTCCTCTTTTTCCTTTCGAGCCTGTCATCAAAGCATCTTTTTTAGTCGGACCCAAAAAGGGGTCACCGACATAATCATATTGAGGCTCAGCAATAATTTCACCATTCAAATTTGCAACCCCAACCTTTTTTCCTTTTTTAATTAATATAAAGTTTTTATCTA
The sequence above is drawn from the Caldicellulosiruptor bescii DSM 6725 genome and encodes:
- a CDS encoding HDIG domain-containing metalloprotein, which codes for MSVAREIALEELKKRIKTQNLLKHCLACEAIMRELACYFEQDMDKWGICGLVHDIDYEDTKNDPNAHSLVGAKILEDLGFDKDIVYAVKVHNDAHGLPRLSLLDKALYCVDPTSGFIVAGALILPSKKLSDVTVPFLLNRFNEKSFAKGANREQMKACSELGLELEEFLGIALKAMQKISNDLGL
- a CDS encoding IS200/IS605 family accessory protein TnpB-related protein, yielding MVTVQAKLVFDREEDKKAVLDLMRRWSSCMRYAYKRLLERHKRNELKRELQGIFNLNSRYVDDAIMKANSVLNLCKGRGENPEKVIFGGRQLFEKLKRRHINGKVYRKLQREWQEKRKGNLYSRGDRSKKGNLNTRIEIDGNFTKLRINVGKREYVYATIQAGWKMKGKTYMDRNLLLQAISSFSGPYSVELKLKNGVVYAYFTVEEVFPKPAITRANGVIGIDTNAYPKNVAWAETDEYGQFLGYGRIPLEKLESGSSSKREYYRWQYAHMIVQMAKEKQKAIVIENLSIQDRGRRGDFSGRKSRRIRHYFGSRLLLEKVKLLAKREGVEVIEVDPAYTSVIGMLKYAPQYMVSKDIAAAYVIARRGLGLRERIPHNYMLLLSRLDVNNLEELKEYVRKVVKNKHLRKKQLKTIDRAIKFLQSSGSEPGRLSVPLDGTSAGSRGKKHNPWRVLRVAVVTPLSPDRVLRDMSVLKSLLISGQVGKTCKGVSSCFLGQGLWLSQIPPAGAGKA
- the secG gene encoding preprotein translocase subunit SecG: MAKIILTVLELLLAIALIIVVLLQSGKSAGLSGSIAGGAETFFGKYKGRTLDAMLGRYTWIIAAAFFIVSIVLFFVIK